In Kitasatospora sp. NA04385, a single genomic region encodes these proteins:
- a CDS encoding ABC transporter substrate-binding protein gives MKKSARALAALLVSGLALTACSSGGSGGSSSGDAAAPAASALDQASGVTTVEFWHSMTGKNAEALTALVNQFNSAHQGKIEVKPVFQGSYDDLVAKYKASVQQKATPALVQVYDIGTRFMIDSKQTVPAQAFADRDGYSLDDLQPNIRNYYSVDGKLASMPFNSSVPLLYLNTDAFREAGLDPARPPATLAELGDLAKKLTKKDGGGQTVRYGFGAAVYGWFVEELLAESGSLYCDSGNGRTGKAAKVSFDTAKGAEIVQWWADLVKGGYAANTGRQTTDAQAAFKAGTVAMHLESTGVLRGYTEAAKFTVGTAPFPKTAADDQGGPVIGGASLWISGPGHSDAQKRASWEFEKFLSAPEQQAAWHTGTGYFPVNTKALDVAADKQWVATYPQFQTAIDQLAATKPTPATAGCLLGVMPQARKGVETAIEQTVSGSKTAQQALADAAKELQPAIDGYNSSVG, from the coding sequence GTGAAGAAGAGTGCCCGCGCGCTCGCCGCCCTGCTGGTGTCCGGCCTGGCCCTGACGGCCTGTAGTTCCGGCGGTTCCGGCGGCAGTTCCTCCGGGGACGCCGCCGCGCCCGCCGCCTCCGCCCTCGACCAGGCGTCCGGGGTGACCACCGTCGAGTTCTGGCACTCGATGACGGGCAAGAACGCCGAGGCGCTGACCGCCCTGGTGAACCAGTTCAACAGCGCGCACCAGGGGAAGATCGAGGTGAAGCCGGTCTTCCAGGGCTCCTACGACGACCTGGTCGCCAAGTACAAGGCGTCCGTGCAGCAGAAGGCCACCCCGGCGCTGGTGCAGGTCTACGACATCGGCACCCGCTTCATGATCGACTCCAAGCAGACCGTCCCGGCCCAGGCCTTCGCCGACCGGGACGGCTACTCGCTGGACGACCTGCAGCCCAACATCCGCAACTACTACTCGGTCGACGGCAAGCTCGCCTCGATGCCGTTCAACTCCTCGGTGCCGCTGCTCTACCTGAACACCGACGCCTTCCGGGAGGCCGGCCTCGACCCGGCCCGGCCGCCCGCCACGCTGGCCGAACTCGGCGACCTGGCCAAGAAGCTGACCAAGAAGGACGGCGGCGGGCAGACCGTCAGGTACGGCTTCGGCGCGGCCGTCTACGGCTGGTTCGTCGAGGAGCTGCTGGCCGAGTCCGGCTCGCTCTACTGCGACAGCGGCAACGGCCGCACCGGCAAGGCCGCCAAGGTCTCCTTCGACACCGCCAAGGGCGCCGAGATCGTCCAGTGGTGGGCCGACCTGGTCAAGGGCGGCTACGCGGCCAACACCGGCCGCCAGACCACCGACGCCCAGGCCGCGTTCAAGGCCGGCACGGTGGCCATGCACCTGGAGTCCACCGGCGTGCTGCGCGGCTACACCGAGGCCGCCAAGTTCACCGTCGGCACCGCCCCGTTCCCGAAGACCGCCGCCGACGACCAGGGCGGCCCGGTCATCGGCGGCGCCTCGCTGTGGATCTCCGGGCCGGGCCACTCGGACGCCCAGAAGCGGGCCTCCTGGGAGTTCGAGAAGTTCCTCTCCGCCCCCGAGCAGCAGGCCGCCTGGCACACCGGCACCGGCTACTTCCCGGTCAACACCAAGGCCCTGGACGTCGCCGCCGACAAGCAGTGGGTCGCCACGTACCCCCAGTTCCAGACCGCCATCGACCAGTTGGCCGCCACCAAGCCCACCCCCGCCACGGCCGGCTGCCTGCTCGGCGTGATGCCGCAGGCCCGCAAGGGCGTGGAGACCGCGATCGAGCAGACCGTCTCCGGCTCCAAGACCGCCCAACAGGCCCTGGCCGACGCCGCGAAGGAGCTCCAGCCCGCCATCGACGGCTACAACTCCTCGGTCGGCTGA